A segment of the Gemmatimonadales bacterium genome:
GACGGCCCGCTCGCCGAGGGGGTCAACACGTACGACCATCGCAGTGGTCGATGACGACGCCGGCGTGCGCAACGCGTTGCACACGCTGCTGCGGTCGATGGGTTTCGAGGCCGTGACGTTCGGCTCCGCCGAGGCGTTCCTCGCCGAGAGGAGCTGCGAAGACATAGACTGCCTGATCGTCGACCTTCACCTGCCGGGGATGAATGGCGTCGCGCTCGTGCAGGAGCTTGCGGACTGCGGCACCCCTTTGCCCGCGATCCTCATCACCGCGCACGCCGATCCGGACTCCCTGAAGCTGATCCGCCAGATCGCCCCGACGCCGCACTTGACGAAGCCTTTCAGCGACGCCCAGCTCTCCGAAGCCCTTCGCCGCGTTCTCGTCGCCTGAGCGCCGCTTCGCGGCGCACTCACGGCGCCTAGCGTAGAGTCGCCAGGAAGTCCGCTGCCGGTGGCTTTCGACTCGGGCGAGGGCAAGCTCGACCCGACCTGCCACGGCGCCTGCGTACCTCGCCCAGTACCTCGCACCGCGTCCCCGCGGCACGGCGCCGAGTGGGACGAAGGTCCAATACTGGCCACCCGGCAGCAGCTCTAGGTTGGCGACGAGTCACGTGCGCAGGACCATCTCAACCCGAAGTGACAGGGGGCACCATGTTCACGAGGCGGCTGTTCGCAAT
Coding sequences within it:
- a CDS encoding response regulator, whose translation is MVDDDAGVRNALHTLLRSMGFEAVTFGSAEAFLAERSCEDIDCLIVDLHLPGMNGVALVQELADCGTPLPAILITAHADPDSLKLIRQIAPTPHLTKPFSDAQLSEALRRVLVA